Below is a genomic region from Dehalococcoides mccartyi.
AAGTTTGTTATTTATAAGAAGGGTGCGGTCATCTTCGCTGAGCTCACGGTTTTCGTCAATACTCTTCAGACGGACTATCCAGCACCCGCCGCGGGTGTAATTGGTATCATCCTGAATGGGGTCAAGAACAGTATTCAGCTCTACGTCCGTGGCAAAAATGATATCAGCCACGTTTTCCGGTACGCTAGAGAAGGTTATCCAGTCCATATCCCCCCGGTTTTCTTCAACATTGGCCAGCTGTGAATACTCGACCGCCAAATCACCCCAGTCTTCACCGGCTTCCAAACGAGCTTTCACCTCAAGTGCCACCTGTTCCGAAGGAAGCAGCATGCCCAGGGTGTGAATCTGCTCTGAATCAGTCTTGCGTTCCAATACTTCTATCAGCCAGTAAGCCCTTTGCTTGCTTACGTCAGCATCCTGTACCAGAGTATAATCGTACCCTGTAGTTGAAAAAATATACTTTTCCAATATCGCTGAACCATAGAGTGACGTTATGGTATTGGCAGGTTTAAAGTCTATAGCGCCTTCGTCAGTTTTGGTATTGGATTCCAAAGACAATTCGGCAGCCTTAGCGGCAAACTCTTCATCAGTAGTTATACCTGCCAGTACTTCACTGGCGGCATTTTCGCTTTCAAGGAGCATAGCCAGCGCTTCGCGCTGTTCAGTCGTTTGGGGTACCTGCGGGTCAAAATATTCGGTCTTCAGCAGGTTAGTCAGCAGGCTTGCCCGGACAATATCCCGCACAGCAGGCACATCATTCAAACTATTTTCCTCTATAGCGGTATCAATCTCATCTTCAGATATGGTGTAACCCATTTCAGCCGCTTTTTCCACCATAAGCTGGTTCAGCTGAATTCTCTCCGCCACTGCGTCTATAAAATAATAGGCATAGGTGGAATCACCACCTGTAAAATGCTTAAGGGCATCTACGAAATAAGCTACATTGTATTTGGTATCACCAACGGTAAGCACGGTGGTATGCATGGGTTTATACTGTTCTACATACCAGCCTTTGTATACACCTATACCCACCAGAGCCAAAACAATGCCTATTACCGAAAGCCCGGTGGCAAAGATTATCCTCTGGCGTTTCTTTTGAGCTTCAAATTTAGCTACCTGATGTTTGCTGTAATGGCGTTTTACGGGTTGCTGCGGTTTCTTGGCCAATTTTGTTTATCCCCCTAATACTATCCTGGTACTTAAAACAACCCTCGTCATAAAAAGGGCAGTTTGTTGTCCATAAATCCCTTCTCCGCTTTTGTTTTCACACCTCTGCGGAAAGAAAGTCACATAATTATAGATTCTACCAATATATAACGCAACGCATCAGTTTTGGTTAAACTTGATTTAACCGCCCCGAATATATTAAGATAAGCTCTCATTACTAATATACACTTATCCATTCGTTATCCTTTTTTCTGTACCCTATCCCTCTTAGCTTGTAGAATTTGCTTGGAAGAGAACAAGAACCGATGAAAGCTATTATTCTGGTCGGTGGGCAGGGCACAAGGCTTCGGCCACTGAGCATAAACACGCCAAAATCCATGGTTCCGGTACTTAACGTACCTTTCTTAAGCCATGTTTTGCGTTACCTGTCTTCTTACGGCATCAAAGATATTATCCTTACCCAGGGGCATTTGGCCGCCCCTATTGAGCAGTATTTCGGTAATGGCCAAAGTCTGGGTGTAAACCTGGTATATTCGGTTGAACACGAGGCTTTAGGCACAGCCGGGGCTATCAAAAATGCCGAACGCTACTTTGATGACACTTTCATAACTTTGAACGGGGATATATTTACCCATCTGGATTTGTCTGCCATGCTGCGCGCCCACCGGGATAAAAAAGCACTGGTCAGCATAGCCTTAACACCAGTAGATGACCCTACCAAATACGGGCTGGTGGAAACCGCGGACGGCGGCAGGGTAAGCCGCTTTCTGGAAAAACCTTCACCCGCCCAGATAACAACCAATATGATAAATGCAGGTACATATATAATTGAACCTGAAGTCCTCAGATACATACCTGAGGGTGAAAACCACAGCTTTGAAAGACAGCTTTTCCCCCGTCTGCTTAATGAATGCCAGGCGGTTTATGCCTACCCGTCCAGTGCGTACTGGATAGACATTGGCAGCCCCGAAAAATACTCCCAGCTAAACAGGGATTTACTCTGCGGCGAGGGCGGAGATTTTGGTTTCAGCCGGGGTAATGAAATAGTCATTGGCCGCGGTTGCCAGCTTCACCCCACAGCCCGAATCTGCGGGCCGGTACTGGTGGGAGAAGATTGTGTTATAGGCGCAAATGCCTGTATCACAGGGCCAGTAGTTATCGGCGCGGAATGCCGGATTGAAGATGAGGCTACCCTTACCGAATCTGTTATCTGGCAAAATGTGACCATAGGAACCGAATGTAAAGTTGTTTCGTCCATCATTGCCGATCATTGCCACCTGAAAGCAGGCGGCAAATATGAAAACGTGGTGTTGGGAGACAATGTGACCGCCAAATGCGGTTGCGCGCCGGAGCCCGGAAGCAAAATCAATCCGGGTATCCTTATGATCTAAACAGAGACAAGAGGAGGAAAAGACATGAGTACCGAAGAAAAGAAGTTTGACACGCAAAACCTGCCTACCAAGACTTATTTCTGGCCGCTGAAAAGATACCAGGACCTTTATAACAGCTCACTGGCTGACCCGGAGGCTTTCTGGGCCAAACACTCAGACGTGCTTTCATGGGAAAAACCTTGGGAAAAAGTACTGGACTGGAATCCGCCTTACGCCCGCTGGTTTGTAGGCGGCAAGCTGAATATGTCTTACCAATGCGTAGACCGCCATGCCAAAAGCTGGCGTAAGAGCAAGGTAGCTATCTATTGGGAAGGCGAAAACGGGGATACCCAGACCATAAGCTATTCAGACCTCTACGAAAATGTAAACCGTTATGCATCCGTCCTGAAAAAGCTGGGCATAGGCAAGGGTGACAGGGTAACTGTCTACCTGCCCATGATACCTGAAATGGTCTATATTTTATTAGCCTGCAACCGGGTTGGAGCCGTCCATAACGTAATATTCTCAGGTTTCTCTTCCCAGTCTATCGCAGACAGGGTAAATGACTCCGGTTCTAAAATGGTTGTTACCGCCAGCGGCGGACACCGCCGCGGTAAGATACTGCCTCTTAAAGAAATCGTAGACGAGGCTGTAAAATCCACCCCGACTATAGAACATGTACTGGTTATTAAATATACCGGCCACGAAGTAGCCATGGACCCCACCAGAGACGTATGGGCACATGACCTGTTGAAAGATGCAGATAAATACGTAGCCCCTGAAGCTATGGAATCCACCGACCCGCTTTTTATCCTGTACACCTCAGGCACTACCGGTAAACCGAAGGGTATTCTGCATGGTACCGGCGGCTACGGCGTCTGGGCGTGCAATACCCTTAAGTGGGCTTTCAAACCCACGGATGAATCAGTCTTCTGGTGCACGGCAGACGTAGGCTGGATTACCGGGCACACATATGTTGTATATGCCCCGCTGGCGCTGGGACTTACCCAGGTTATTTACGAGGGAGCTCCGGATTATCCTTCAGTAGACCGCTGGTGGGAGATTATTGATAAATACGGGGTTAGTATATTCTATACCTCACCTACCGCCATACGCATGTTTATGCGCCACGGCGAGGAGTTGCCTGCCAGACACGACCTTGGCACTCTGGAAATGCTGGGAAGCGTGGGCGAACCCATTAACCCTGAAGCCTGGGAATGGTATTACAAGAATATAGGCCATGAGAACTGCCCCATTTCCGATACCTGGTGGCAGACCGAAACAGGCGGCTTCATGATTACCCCCTGCCCCGGTATACAGTCCTTCCCGCTCAAACCGGGCTCAGCCACTTTGCCTCTGCCGGGAGTTGACCCGGTAGTGGTAGATGCTGAAGGCAAGGAACTGCCGGCTAATGAAACCGGGTTTATTGCCATCCGCAAACCTTGGCCGGGCATAATGCTGGGTATATATAACGGTGATGAACTTTATAAAAAGACCTACTGGAGCCGTTTCCCCGGCTGGTATTGTCCGGGAGACTTTTCCATGAAAGATTCTGACGGATATCTGTGGCTGCTGGGACGGGCTGACGAAGTTATCAAGGTAGCCGGTCACCGCATAAGCACCGCCGAATTGGAGCATGCTCTGGTAGGCCACAGTTCAGTTGCCGAAGCGGCAGTAGCTTCCCGCCCTGACGAAGTAAAGGGTGAAGCAATTGTAGTTTTCGTCACCCTGAAAAAAGGAGTGGAAGCCTCTGCGGAAGTAAAGAGAGAGCTTACTCATCACCTCCGCTCTGCCATCGGCACTATAGCCACCCCGGAAGAGATCATTTTCGTGGAGAAACTGCCCAAAACCCGTTCGGGCAAGATTATGCGCCGCCTGCTGAAGGCCGTTGCCAACGAAGTACCCATTGGTGATACCACTACACTTGATGATGAGACTTCGGTAAATGAGGCCAGAGCAGCTTTTGATGAACTGCTGGCAGCACGTAAACACCACAAACACTAACAAACGGTTTTAATGGTAATCAGGCGGGTACAGTTTCGGCTGTACCCGCTCTCTTTTGTAAAATTTTGGGCTATAGGATAATATTTTAACTGTCATCAAAGAAATAAGGGTTTGGGACAATGCTTGAAAGATTAGAAAACTGCGAAAAACGCTTCCGGGAAATTGAAGAGGAAATAAGCAAACCGGAAGTTATAAATGATGCCCGGCTGGTGCGTACTCTGGCCCAGGAGCGGGCTGATTTGCAGACCAAAGTGGAAATGTACCGCCGCTATAAAGCCATGTCCAAAGAGCTGGAAGACGCCAAAAATCTGCTTGAGATTGAAAAAGACGAAGACATGCGGGATATGGTTCGTGGGGAGATTGAGAATCTTGAAAAATCCATGGCAAACCTCTACGAACAAATGACCCTTGAGCTTCTGCCCAAAGACCCCAATGATGACAAAAGTATTATCATGGAAATACGGGCAGGCACAGGCGGTGACGAAGCAGGTCTGTTTGCAGCAGACCTTTATAAGATGTATACCCGCTATGCCCTGCTTAAAAACTGGAAAACCGAAGTTATTGACATAAACGGCAACGTAGCCGGCATTATCAAAGAAGTAGTCTTTGAGGTAAACGGCAAAGGAGCTTTCAGCCGCTTGAAGTATGAACGTGGCGTCCACCGGGTACAGCGTGTCCCCCAGACCGAGGCTTCCGGCCGTATCCATACCTCTACCGCCACCGTAGCCGTACTACCCCAGGCAGAGGAGGTAGACATAGATATAAACATGGACGATGTACGGGTGGATATTTTCCATTCCAGCGGCGCCGGCGGACAGAACGTCCAGAAAGTGGCTACCGCTATCCGCCTTACCCATATACCCACAGGCTTGGTTGTCTGCTGTCAGGACGAACGCTCACAGCTGAAAAACAAAAACAAGGCCTTTGCAGTGCTGCGTGCCAGACTGCTGGAACTGGAACAAAGCAAGGTGGACGAAGAACGCACTGAAAGTCGCCGTGCCCAGGTGGGACAGGCAGACCGCAGCGAAAAAATACGCACTTACAATTTCCCCCAGGACCGCCTGACAGACCACCGAATAGGGCTTACCGCCCACAACCTGCCCCACATACTGGAAGGATATTTAGACGAAATTATTGATACTTTGGCTACTCACGAACAGACCGAACTTCTAAAGGGCGAAGATTAGTGAAATACCGGGAGGCATGGCAGAAAGCCGCCGGTCTCCTTGAGGACAGCGGGCTGGAAGAAGCCCGTCTGGAAGCTGAAATTCTTTTAAGGTATACTCTGGGCATCAGCCGAGTGCAGCTTCATCTGGAACTGGAACGGGAACTACACCCGAACAAAGAAACCGCCTATTTCCAAACCCTAAAGCACCGACTTGAAGGTGTGCCCAGTGCCTATATCACAGGTGAAAAGGAGTTTTACGGCCGCACTTTTCAGGTGGATAAAAGGGTACTTATACCCAGACCCGAAACCGAACACCTTATAGAAAAAGCCCTCCGAATTGCCCGCAGTTATGAAAGCCCCTATATTGCAGATATCGGCACAGGCAGCGGGGCAATTGCCATCACTCTGGCACTTGAGCTGAAAGATGCTTATGTATATGCCACTGACATATCCGCAGAGGCTCTGGAAGTAGCCCGGAATAACGCCGCTGAATAC
It encodes:
- a CDS encoding peptidylprolyl isomerase; amino-acid sequence: MAKKPQQPVKRHYSKHQVAKFEAQKKRQRIIFATGLSVIGIVLALVGIGVYKGWYVEQYKPMHTTVLTVGDTKYNVAYFVDALKHFTGGDSTYAYYFIDAVAERIQLNQLMVEKAAEMGYTISEDEIDTAIEENSLNDVPAVRDIVRASLLTNLLKTEYFDPQVPQTTEQREALAMLLESENAASEVLAGITTDEEFAAKAAELSLESNTKTDEGAIDFKPANTITSLYGSAILEKYIFSTTGYDYTLVQDADVSKQRAYWLIEVLERKTDSEQIHTLGMLLPSEQVALEVKARLEAGEDWGDLAVEYSQLANVEENRGDMDWITFSSVPENVADIIFATDVELNTVLDPIQDDTNYTRGGCWIVRLKSIDENRELSEDDRTLLINNKLEQWTTDLKNANLDKLTNTFSDDLITFAINQLD
- a CDS encoding nucleotidyltransferase family protein, translating into MKAIILVGGQGTRLRPLSINTPKSMVPVLNVPFLSHVLRYLSSYGIKDIILTQGHLAAPIEQYFGNGQSLGVNLVYSVEHEALGTAGAIKNAERYFDDTFITLNGDIFTHLDLSAMLRAHRDKKALVSIALTPVDDPTKYGLVETADGGRVSRFLEKPSPAQITTNMINAGTYIIEPEVLRYIPEGENHSFERQLFPRLLNECQAVYAYPSSAYWIDIGSPEKYSQLNRDLLCGEGGDFGFSRGNEIVIGRGCQLHPTARICGPVLVGEDCVIGANACITGPVVIGAECRIEDEATLTESVIWQNVTIGTECKVVSSIIADHCHLKAGGKYENVVLGDNVTAKCGCAPEPGSKINPGILMI
- the acs gene encoding acetate--CoA ligase, with amino-acid sequence MSTEEKKFDTQNLPTKTYFWPLKRYQDLYNSSLADPEAFWAKHSDVLSWEKPWEKVLDWNPPYARWFVGGKLNMSYQCVDRHAKSWRKSKVAIYWEGENGDTQTISYSDLYENVNRYASVLKKLGIGKGDRVTVYLPMIPEMVYILLACNRVGAVHNVIFSGFSSQSIADRVNDSGSKMVVTASGGHRRGKILPLKEIVDEAVKSTPTIEHVLVIKYTGHEVAMDPTRDVWAHDLLKDADKYVAPEAMESTDPLFILYTSGTTGKPKGILHGTGGYGVWACNTLKWAFKPTDESVFWCTADVGWITGHTYVVYAPLALGLTQVIYEGAPDYPSVDRWWEIIDKYGVSIFYTSPTAIRMFMRHGEELPARHDLGTLEMLGSVGEPINPEAWEWYYKNIGHENCPISDTWWQTETGGFMITPCPGIQSFPLKPGSATLPLPGVDPVVVDAEGKELPANETGFIAIRKPWPGIMLGIYNGDELYKKTYWSRFPGWYCPGDFSMKDSDGYLWLLGRADEVIKVAGHRISTAELEHALVGHSSVAEAAVASRPDEVKGEAIVVFVTLKKGVEASAEVKRELTHHLRSAIGTIATPEEIIFVEKLPKTRSGKIMRRLLKAVANEVPIGDTTTLDDETSVNEARAAFDELLAARKHHKH
- the prfA gene encoding peptide chain release factor 1, translating into MLERLENCEKRFREIEEEISKPEVINDARLVRTLAQERADLQTKVEMYRRYKAMSKELEDAKNLLEIEKDEDMRDMVRGEIENLEKSMANLYEQMTLELLPKDPNDDKSIIMEIRAGTGGDEAGLFAADLYKMYTRYALLKNWKTEVIDINGNVAGIIKEVVFEVNGKGAFSRLKYERGVHRVQRVPQTEASGRIHTSTATVAVLPQAEEVDIDINMDDVRVDIFHSSGAGGQNVQKVATAIRLTHIPTGLVVCCQDERSQLKNKNKAFAVLRARLLELEQSKVDEERTESRRAQVGQADRSEKIRTYNFPQDRLTDHRIGLTAHNLPHILEGYLDEIIDTLATHEQTELLKGED
- the prmC gene encoding peptide chain release factor N(5)-glutamine methyltransferase — translated: MKYREAWQKAAGLLEDSGLEEARLEAEILLRYTLGISRVQLHLELERELHPNKETAYFQTLKHRLEGVPSAYITGEKEFYGRTFQVDKRVLIPRPETEHLIEKALRIARSYESPYIADIGTGSGAIAITLALELKDAYVYATDISAEALEVARNNAAEYRLEKRLIFYRGDLLESLPEMVDILTANLPYVPTTEAKLLKGEPLLALDGGADGLDIYRRLIPVLPDKLRPGGTALLEIGIHQSEVLAKYIKEYLPQAAVEISPDYAGIPRVVGITLPS